A window of Infirmifilum lucidum contains these coding sequences:
- the asnS gene encoding asparagine--tRNA ligase produces MTATNPIPIREALKLQPGQEVKVRGWVYRRRDLGDKAFVVVRDSTGIIQSVFTPESKSHSEARRVTVESSVIVSGKLREDPRAPGGKEIQGEELVIVGLAENFPIRRDVSREFLLDVRHLAVRSRKMTAVLKIRHTAFGALHEWFRENGYYEVQCPMFVSAAVEGGATLFPVKYVDESTVYLTQSSQFYLEALIYSLEKVYTVAPSFRAEKSRTRRHLTEFWHAEAEAAWVGLDGILRVEEELVSHIVRGVLERNREELALLGRDTEKLELVEPPFPRISYDKAIEILQSRGLNISWGDDLGADEERVLTMEFDKPFFLYGFPEKVKAFYHKNDPSRPEVTLSADLLAPEGYGEIIGGGERIERLDELVAKIKRFGLNPEDYRWYLDLRKYGTVPHAGFGLGMDRLVMWIAGLEHIVDSLPFPRTVARTYP; encoded by the coding sequence ATGACGGCCACGAACCCCATACCCATAAGAGAGGCTTTAAAGCTTCAGCCCGGCCAGGAGGTCAAGGTCAGGGGCTGGGTCTACCGCAGGAGGGATCTCGGGGACAAGGCCTTCGTCGTCGTTAGAGACTCGACGGGCATAATACAGTCAGTCTTCACGCCGGAGTCAAAGAGCCACAGCGAGGCCAGACGCGTCACCGTGGAGAGCTCAGTTATCGTCTCTGGTAAGCTCAGGGAGGATCCGCGTGCCCCCGGCGGCAAGGAAATCCAGGGAGAGGAATTAGTGATCGTCGGGCTAGCTGAGAACTTCCCGATAAGGAGGGATGTCTCGAGAGAATTCCTCCTGGACGTGCGCCACCTCGCGGTGAGGTCTAGGAAAATGACAGCCGTGCTGAAGATCAGGCACACTGCTTTCGGCGCTCTCCACGAGTGGTTCCGCGAGAACGGTTACTATGAGGTTCAGTGCCCGATGTTCGTCTCTGCGGCCGTTGAGGGAGGGGCCACCCTCTTCCCAGTGAAGTACGTTGACGAGTCGACAGTGTACTTGACCCAGTCGTCCCAGTTCTACCTGGAGGCGCTTATCTACAGCCTCGAGAAAGTATACACTGTGGCCCCGTCCTTCAGGGCTGAGAAGTCGAGGACGAGGAGGCACTTGACGGAGTTCTGGCATGCCGAGGCGGAGGCGGCGTGGGTTGGCCTCGACGGGATACTTAGGGTAGAGGAGGAGCTCGTCTCGCACATCGTCAGGGGGGTTCTCGAGAGAAACCGGGAGGAGCTGGCACTGCTGGGTCGCGACACAGAGAAGCTGGAGCTCGTCGAGCCCCCCTTTCCGCGTATCAGCTATGACAAGGCGATTGAAATACTCCAGAGTAGAGGCCTGAACATCTCGTGGGGCGACGACCTGGGAGCCGACGAGGAGAGAGTCCTGACGATGGAGTTTGACAAGCCCTTCTTCCTCTACGGCTTCCCGGAGAAGGTCAAGGCGTTCTACCACAAGAACGACCCCTCGCGGCCGGAGGTCACGCTCTCAGCCGACTTACTCGCTCCTGAGGGCTACGGGGAGATAATCGGCGGGGGCGAGAGGATAGAGAGGCTGGACGAGCTTGTAGCCAAGATTAAGAGGTTTGGGCTTAACCCCGAGGACTACAGGTGGTACCTGGACTTGAGGAAGTATGGTACTGTGCCTCACGCTGGGTTTGGGCTCGGAATGGATAGGCTTGTGATGTGGATTGCTGGGCTTGAGCACATTGTAGATTCCCTCCCATTCCCGCGAACTGTAGCGAGAACATACCCCTAG
- a CDS encoding FeoA family protein — protein sequence MTASNIIPLSLARPGSLVRIIHVQGGRGAFKRLFELGIIPGETVRVVFNDAGPVVVERGGTRFAIGRGLAAKILVEVVG from the coding sequence ATGACGGCGTCAAACATTATACCTCTATCCCTTGCGAGGCCAGGTTCTCTAGTCCGGATTATCCACGTACAGGGCGGTAGAGGAGCTTTTAAGCGCCTTTTCGAGCTCGGAATAATACCTGGCGAGACAGTAAGAGTAGTGTTCAACGACGCTGGTCCTGTTGTCGTTGAGAGAGGGGGTACTCGCTTCGCCATAGGGAGGGGGCTCGCGGCTAAGATCCTCGTAGAGGTGGTTGGATGA
- the feoB gene encoding ferrous iron transport protein B — protein MKEIRVALAGPPNVGKSTLFNMLVGANRFVGNWPGKTVDKYEGFFEHMEYSIRVVDLPGTYSLNAQTEEEAIARDYIITEKPDVVVVLVDAVSLETTLYLAVQVLELYDRVVIAVNKIDAALKRGIHISTEKLSRKLGVPVVGISALRREGLHDLVDTIIRVAEGLETVRRLKLDYKGLDYYAREIEHAIKGCPKISEYPLEWSSMRLLEGDAELERTLQHYCADALGLVEATRRRVEEGLGSPPSLLAASVRYSFIDGVVAESVTTTGVVKREVTERLDKILLHPVAGPLTNLGIILSVLIVTLTVNTGFPIKQLLELTGNSELAQVFEKYTISGLFSSLFDSLSNVLAEYLSGIRLPAFLVSLIVDGVIGGVGAVLTFLPLVFIVSAAFGFLEDTGVMARIATANHSIMRRVGLSGKSLMPLLLGFGCNVPAIMGTKILETDREKLIASLIAPLIPCQARLVVLLILISALPATPMAKVVALVSTYAYSLLLVAVVARVASTFLSHGEKPELVLELPPYHRPSLRVIWWFAWDSTLHFLKKAGGIILGLSVVVWLLLHLGPDGFTEDISSSIAKAIGEALTPLTAVMGIPHWQVALALLTGFVAKETVASTLTVITGTVDPVEAVQKLALTPAQIASLIIFITLYTPCLATVATFHTQFRRYKLTILLIAYEFAIATVSAVIVYQALNLMGF, from the coding sequence ATGAAGGAAATTAGAGTCGCGCTGGCGGGACCTCCTAATGTTGGGAAGAGCACTCTGTTCAATATGCTCGTGGGAGCTAACAGATTTGTGGGGAACTGGCCCGGCAAGACTGTAGACAAGTACGAGGGTTTCTTCGAGCACATGGAGTATAGTATAAGGGTCGTTGATCTGCCCGGAACTTATAGCCTCAACGCACAGACTGAGGAGGAGGCCATAGCACGCGACTATATTATAACTGAGAAGCCGGACGTCGTAGTTGTTCTCGTGGATGCTGTCTCCCTCGAGACGACGCTCTACTTAGCTGTGCAGGTGCTGGAGCTTTACGACAGAGTTGTTATTGCAGTAAACAAGATAGATGCCGCGCTGAAGAGAGGTATTCATATCAGCACTGAAAAGCTTAGCAGAAAGCTTGGAGTACCTGTCGTTGGGATTTCTGCTCTCAGGAGGGAGGGGCTCCACGACCTCGTCGACACAATAATCCGCGTAGCCGAGGGGCTAGAGACTGTCAGGAGGCTTAAGCTGGACTACAAGGGGCTCGACTACTACGCACGCGAGATAGAGCATGCCATCAAGGGATGCCCGAAGATAAGTGAGTACCCGCTAGAGTGGAGCTCGATGAGGCTCCTAGAGGGAGACGCAGAGCTGGAGCGCACTCTGCAACACTACTGTGCCGATGCCTTAGGGCTTGTAGAGGCCACTCGGAGAAGAGTCGAGGAGGGGCTCGGCTCGCCGCCGTCACTACTAGCCGCGAGTGTGAGGTACTCCTTCATAGATGGAGTCGTCGCTGAGAGCGTGACGACTACAGGGGTTGTTAAACGCGAAGTCACCGAGAGGCTAGACAAGATCTTACTGCACCCTGTCGCCGGCCCCCTGACGAACCTCGGGATAATACTGTCTGTTCTCATAGTGACGCTCACGGTGAACACGGGATTCCCTATAAAACAACTGCTCGAGTTAACTGGTAATTCAGAGCTAGCACAGGTTTTCGAGAAATACACGATCTCGGGACTATTCTCGTCCCTATTCGACTCGCTCAGCAACGTCCTCGCGGAGTATCTCTCAGGGATTAGGCTCCCGGCGTTTCTCGTATCCCTGATAGTAGACGGAGTTATAGGAGGGGTGGGGGCTGTACTCACTTTCCTCCCGTTAGTCTTCATAGTCTCCGCGGCTTTCGGCTTCTTAGAAGACACTGGTGTGATGGCGCGCATAGCCACAGCAAACCACAGTATTATGCGCAGGGTGGGGCTCTCGGGAAAATCCCTAATGCCCCTCCTCCTCGGCTTTGGTTGCAACGTACCCGCAATAATGGGTACGAAAATCCTCGAAACAGATCGCGAGAAACTAATAGCCTCGCTCATCGCGCCGCTGATACCATGCCAGGCTAGACTCGTAGTGCTCTTGATACTTATCTCAGCCCTCCCGGCTACACCGATGGCGAAAGTAGTGGCCCTGGTATCCACCTACGCCTACTCGCTCCTCCTAGTAGCTGTTGTCGCCAGAGTAGCCTCAACGTTCCTCTCCCACGGGGAAAAGCCGGAGCTCGTGCTGGAGCTACCTCCTTACCATAGGCCAAGCCTGAGAGTAATATGGTGGTTCGCCTGGGACAGCACGCTCCACTTCCTTAAAAAAGCGGGGGGCATCATATTAGGGCTCTCCGTAGTGGTGTGGCTGTTACTACACTTGGGGCCAGACGGATTCACCGAGGACATCTCTTCCTCGATCGCTAAAGCAATAGGCGAGGCCCTGACCCCCTTAACTGCAGTGATGGGAATCCCCCACTGGCAGGTTGCACTAGCTCTCCTCACGGGGTTTGTCGCAAAGGAGACCGTCGCCTCGACGCTAACAGTTATTACCGGGACGGTAGACCCTGTCGAGGCCGTTCAGAAACTAGCTTTAACGCCGGCACAGATTGCCAGCTTGATAATTTTCATTACACTCTACACCCCGTGCCTGGCAACAGTGGCTACTTTCCACACGCAGTTCCGCAGGTACAAGCTAACCATACTGCTAATCGCATACGAATTTGCAATAGCTACAGTCTCCGCAGTAATCGTTTATCAGGCACTTAACCTAATGGGATTCTGA
- a CDS encoding anaerobic ribonucleoside-triphosphate reductase activating protein — protein MDTVWIGGWKENSLVDVLENVSFTVWFSFCNFRCPWCANSRLARGLEKRAVAFDDIIEEVKKAAPFADYFHVTGGEPTLQYRVLTRLLSRVREETGLKLSFDTNASIPEAIRYITSGVDVDHIAVDIKAPLSKPELYARVVGLQERFGRSIVERVKEGIKASTDVRDFLELRTLMVPGLLGVEDIVQIAREIRGMDLGSAPRIVYVVQQFIPYEGVPSEYRKTPKTPREQVIMAARLAAEELKGFSEVYYRTIEDGSRRI, from the coding sequence ATGGACACTGTCTGGATTGGTGGCTGGAAGGAGAATAGCCTAGTGGATGTCTTGGAAAACGTGAGCTTCACAGTATGGTTCTCCTTCTGCAACTTCCGCTGCCCTTGGTGTGCAAACTCCAGACTGGCGCGGGGACTCGAGAAGAGGGCCGTTGCCTTCGACGACATTATCGAAGAAGTGAAGAAGGCAGCACCCTTCGCAGACTATTTCCACGTGACAGGTGGCGAGCCGACACTGCAGTATCGCGTCCTGACGAGACTCTTATCACGCGTTAGGGAGGAGACCGGTCTAAAGCTCAGCTTTGATACTAACGCGAGCATCCCAGAGGCCATCAGATACATCACGAGTGGTGTTGACGTTGACCACATTGCAGTAGACATAAAGGCTCCCCTCTCGAAGCCCGAACTCTATGCTAGAGTAGTAGGGCTACAGGAGAGGTTCGGGAGGAGTATCGTTGAGAGAGTAAAGGAAGGGATAAAAGCTTCGACTGACGTGAGAGACTTCCTAGAGCTCAGGACGCTAATGGTTCCCGGCCTTCTGGGGGTTGAGGACATAGTTCAGATTGCCCGGGAAATACGGGGGATGGATCTCGGTTCAGCACCCCGTATTGTGTATGTTGTCCAGCAGTTCATACCGTATGAAGGCGTTCCTTCGGAATACAGAAAAACGCCAAAGACCCCACGTGAACAGGTAATTATGGCTGCTAGACTAGCAGCAGAAGAACTTAAAGGCTTCTCCGAAGTCTACTACAGAACGATAGAGGACGGTAGCCGGAGGATATAG
- a CDS encoding MFS transporter, producing the protein MRKETLALVLILTVEVLVGSATGVQRTILTVATREALGSLPALLPILSFGVFKATFDLAAGFISHRSGRRASLIAGTLAYFSGTLVILLLKPPLNFVLGNVLVGVGEGIVFATSAIAIGDILGLERSSLTFGYIESACYFGYALGAYVGGWVWNAFGPYETLVYIALSSGLAVLVALSSLETKAYSEADRRRFSAAPKPKGALRIIVTNPSTLSALIAAHMSKVADSIVWGVMPLYVLSRGLDVYYAGYAQSLLLVVWSATMPFWSSYSDRAGRRLVSTLGLMVMAFMLIALPSTRSFPEILLVALALGISYAMYYPVLPAPISDMSPPAVRDIAVGFYRLARDSGYATGAILGSLMLQQSQGSYSSVFVNTGTLLAVTAAFYSVFFRETRPTWPFFDLVIKHLETIGEILSIQKELIKDIFEGRVEEVQTKAAKIKDLERKADRIKRELMWRIWSGLLPVSSRMDFERLVEEIDRVAGAVIECNERLLWVKYGSELRRLEPVIVEMVEETERLSKKLIDNLHMLRLSPAYAVNITTEIDAGERRVDALRSEVLQEVKRLVEEGKVDLMSALNVMEAVNLIELSSDDFQDAADIIRIIAYKHAAIPPERIKAM; encoded by the coding sequence TTGCGCAAGGAGACCCTCGCCCTCGTGCTAATACTCACTGTGGAAGTGCTCGTTGGTAGCGCCACAGGAGTCCAGCGTACAATACTCACTGTTGCCACGCGCGAAGCCTTGGGTAGCCTGCCGGCACTGCTTCCAATACTTTCTTTCGGCGTCTTCAAGGCAACATTCGACCTGGCCGCCGGCTTTATCTCGCACAGGAGCGGCAGGAGGGCATCTCTAATAGCAGGTACTCTGGCATATTTCTCAGGCACGTTGGTGATACTCCTGCTCAAGCCCCCACTGAATTTTGTCTTGGGGAACGTCCTCGTCGGCGTGGGGGAGGGCATAGTTTTCGCAACGTCGGCGATAGCTATAGGAGACATCCTCGGCCTAGAGAGATCCTCGCTGACGTTCGGTTACATTGAGAGCGCCTGCTACTTTGGCTACGCGCTGGGGGCCTATGTCGGCGGCTGGGTGTGGAACGCTTTTGGGCCCTACGAGACACTAGTATATATAGCCCTGTCCTCAGGCCTAGCCGTGCTCGTGGCTCTCTCGTCTCTCGAAACTAAGGCTTACTCCGAGGCTGACCGCAGGAGGTTCTCTGCGGCTCCAAAGCCGAAGGGTGCCCTCAGAATCATCGTTACGAACCCGAGCACTCTTTCTGCACTCATAGCCGCACACATGTCCAAAGTAGCCGACAGCATAGTGTGGGGTGTGATGCCGCTCTATGTTCTCAGTAGGGGACTCGACGTCTATTACGCGGGCTATGCACAGTCACTCCTGCTTGTCGTGTGGTCTGCAACTATGCCCTTCTGGTCTTCGTACTCTGACAGGGCTGGAAGGAGGCTCGTGTCAACACTAGGTCTCATGGTCATGGCTTTCATGCTGATAGCGCTACCCAGCACCAGGTCATTTCCCGAAATTCTCCTGGTAGCGCTTGCCCTAGGGATAAGCTACGCAATGTACTACCCTGTACTTCCAGCGCCCATCTCGGATATGAGCCCCCCTGCTGTGCGGGATATCGCGGTAGGCTTCTATAGGCTTGCGAGGGACTCCGGATACGCGACTGGAGCTATCCTTGGGAGCCTAATGCTACAACAGTCCCAGGGTAGCTACTCGTCAGTATTTGTAAACACCGGGACGCTACTAGCTGTAACAGCAGCATTCTACTCTGTGTTCTTCAGGGAGACAAGGCCAACATGGCCCTTCTTCGACTTGGTGATTAAACACCTCGAGACGATAGGCGAAATCCTGTCTATCCAAAAAGAACTCATCAAGGACATATTCGAGGGAAGGGTCGAGGAGGTTCAGACTAAGGCGGCCAAGATAAAGGATCTCGAGAGGAAGGCGGACAGAATAAAAAGGGAGCTCATGTGGCGGATATGGTCCGGTTTGCTGCCTGTCTCGAGCAGGATGGACTTTGAACGTCTAGTAGAGGAGATCGATAGGGTTGCCGGGGCTGTGATAGAGTGTAACGAGAGACTGCTGTGGGTCAAGTATGGATCAGAGCTTAGGAGGCTTGAGCCAGTGATAGTAGAGATGGTCGAAGAGACGGAGAGGCTCTCGAAGAAGCTGATAGACAATCTGCACATGCTCCGGCTCTCGCCAGCCTACGCCGTAAACATAACTACGGAGATCGACGCCGGCGAGAGGAGAGTCGATGCGCTAAGGTCTGAGGTCTTACAAGAGGTTAAGAGGCTGGTCGAGGAAGGGAAAGTCGACCTCATGTCCGCGCTCAACGTTATGGAGGCTGTAAACTTGATAGAACTGTCCTCGGACGATTTCCAGGACGCCGCCGACATAATAAGGATTATTGCTTACAAGCATGCCGCAATCCCACCGGAAAGGATTAAGGCGATGTAG
- the twy1 gene encoding 4-demethylwyosine synthase TYW1 gives MAVQERLDVQRYLRAGYRLVGKHSAVAICRWTRAALRGERLCYKSWYGIQSHRCVQMTPVLNFCDFSCRFCWRMHQPGRFKIPVGWRWDGPDEIIDGSIIAQRLLLVGFKGNPQVSRERFLEAMFPRHFTMSLDGEPTLYPLLPELIKRVKERNMTAFLVTNGSIPVRLEQLVKKDAQPTNLYVSVYGPSEEVFNYTADPRVPRAWEMVQRSLELLDKFNESRTVIRFTMVKGLNMVDPEGYASLVKLGNPMFVELKGYTWVGESQKRLPITAMPTQEEILKFAGEISKLTGYQVKLTDEKSRVVLLVRDEDAWERNLKMREEWFKTVEKLDEQWKKKVQDFAMEEHGYRMLVY, from the coding sequence GTGGCTGTCCAGGAGAGGCTTGATGTGCAACGCTACCTCAGGGCAGGATACAGGCTCGTCGGGAAGCATAGCGCAGTCGCGATATGTAGGTGGACGAGGGCGGCCTTAAGGGGCGAGCGCCTCTGCTATAAAAGCTGGTACGGCATCCAGAGCCATAGGTGCGTGCAGATGACGCCTGTCCTAAATTTCTGCGACTTCTCCTGTAGGTTCTGCTGGAGGATGCACCAGCCCGGCAGGTTTAAGATCCCTGTCGGCTGGCGTTGGGACGGGCCGGACGAGATCATAGACGGCTCCATAATTGCCCAGAGGCTCCTGTTAGTAGGCTTCAAGGGCAATCCCCAGGTATCTCGCGAGCGCTTCCTGGAAGCGATGTTTCCAAGGCACTTTACTATGAGCCTAGACGGCGAGCCAACGCTATACCCCTTGCTCCCCGAGCTCATCAAGAGGGTCAAGGAGAGGAACATGACAGCATTCCTAGTCACAAATGGCTCCATACCCGTTAGGCTGGAACAGCTCGTCAAGAAGGACGCCCAACCCACGAACCTTTACGTCAGCGTTTATGGCCCCAGCGAGGAGGTTTTCAACTACACGGCTGACCCCAGAGTCCCGCGGGCTTGGGAGATGGTTCAGCGTAGCCTAGAGCTACTGGATAAGTTCAACGAGAGCAGGACTGTCATAAGGTTCACGATGGTTAAAGGGCTGAATATGGTCGACCCAGAGGGGTACGCTTCCCTCGTCAAGCTCGGGAACCCCATGTTCGTCGAGCTGAAGGGCTACACGTGGGTTGGCGAGAGCCAGAAGAGACTACCGATCACAGCCATGCCGACGCAAGAAGAGATCCTCAAATTCGCGGGAGAAATCTCGAAGCTGACGGGCTACCAGGTTAAGCTAACCGACGAGAAGAGCCGAGTAGTCCTACTCGTCAGGGACGAAGACGCTTGGGAGAGGAACCTCAAGATGAGAGAGGAGTGGTTCAAGACCGTTGAAAAGCTCGACGAGCAGTGGAAGAAGAAAGTCCAGGACTTCGCGATGGAGGAACACGGCTACAGGATGCTAGTCTATTAA
- a CDS encoding zinc metalloprotease HtpX — MALEDLKLSMILTLAFIFGLTTLAFVFLLDALGLASPLVALILALIFNVGQWLVSPYLVEFFYHVRELPYHEAPHVHQALEEVVSKSGLREKPKLMIAEVPYPNAFAYGSPLTGNRVAVTRGLLEALNKDEIAGVLGHEVGHIVHRDVQVMTLVSVLPAFFYILGRMFLYSKDGGDRDRSGAIALGFLSLLIYFILSLANLHLSRIREYYADYHSVKTAPSPRAGAARLMSALAKIVNYTGRLKAEGAEVRVAGFKELFIADPDSAVEDMEALEGYRLAKKIAEGKVTLADRILELFSTHPNIVERLRRLEELGRYEKL; from the coding sequence TTGGCGCTCGAGGATCTTAAGCTCTCAATGATACTGACTCTAGCCTTCATCTTCGGGTTAACGACTCTAGCTTTCGTGTTCCTGCTTGACGCCCTAGGCCTAGCCTCGCCCCTTGTTGCACTCATTCTGGCACTAATATTTAACGTCGGGCAGTGGCTTGTCTCGCCTTACCTCGTTGAGTTCTTCTACCACGTCAGGGAGCTACCGTACCACGAGGCGCCTCACGTCCACCAAGCACTGGAAGAGGTCGTGTCCAAAAGCGGCTTGCGCGAGAAGCCCAAGCTAATGATCGCAGAAGTCCCATACCCTAACGCCTTTGCCTACGGGTCTCCGCTGACGGGCAACAGGGTTGCCGTGACCCGCGGGCTCCTAGAGGCCTTGAACAAAGACGAGATAGCGGGCGTACTGGGGCACGAGGTCGGGCACATTGTCCACAGAGACGTTCAGGTAATGACTCTCGTGTCTGTCTTGCCGGCATTCTTTTACATCCTTGGCAGGATGTTCCTCTACTCCAAAGATGGTGGGGATAGAGACAGGAGCGGCGCTATCGCGCTGGGCTTCCTGAGCCTGTTGATATATTTCATCCTCAGCCTGGCGAACCTCCACCTAAGCAGGATACGGGAGTACTACGCAGACTACCACAGCGTGAAGACGGCACCGTCGCCGCGCGCCGGGGCTGCTCGGCTCATGTCCGCGCTGGCCAAGATCGTGAACTACACCGGGAGGCTGAAGGCGGAAGGCGCTGAAGTTCGCGTCGCGGGATTCAAGGAGCTCTTCATCGCTGACCCAGACAGCGCCGTGGAGGACATGGAGGCGCTAGAGGGCTACCGGCTTGCCAAGAAGATTGCTGAGGGGAAGGTGACCCTTGCCGACAGAATACTGGAACTGTTCTCCACTCACCCGAACATCGTAGAGAGGTTGAGGAGATTAGAGGAGCTTGGGCGCTACGAGAAACTTTAA
- the nucS gene encoding endonuclease NucS has translation MEDIAEALRESIKRRETVILVGECEIEYKGRASSKLGRGERIVIIKRDGSLLVHRPTGVNPVNYQPESSLVNVYSEEDRLVIRSLRPRPGEELTIKVYRILGLHTYRIEDNAQFEMWGDEEDIKKAIMVNPKELLGEDLNPLEEEMRISTAGYADLILVDSSGNYVVVEVKRETASVDAVYQLKRYVDRLRREINPRVRGILVAQGITRSAAVALEKEGLEFRRINMRKVYEVLKGGLTGFL, from the coding sequence GTGGAGGATATAGCAGAAGCTTTACGCGAGTCTATTAAACGGAGAGAGACTGTAATTCTTGTCGGAGAGTGTGAAATAGAGTATAAGGGTAGGGCTTCTTCAAAGCTTGGACGCGGTGAAAGGATAGTCATTATAAAGAGGGATGGCTCCCTCTTGGTTCACAGGCCTACAGGCGTTAACCCTGTAAACTATCAGCCTGAAAGCAGTCTAGTAAACGTCTACTCCGAGGAAGATAGGCTCGTTATAAGATCTCTAAGGCCCAGGCCCGGAGAAGAACTGACTATAAAGGTGTACCGGATCTTGGGGCTACACACGTACAGAATTGAGGACAATGCACAGTTCGAGATGTGGGGCGACGAGGAGGATATTAAGAAGGCGATAATGGTTAACCCGAAGGAACTCCTGGGCGAGGACTTGAATCCACTAGAGGAGGAAATGCGCATTAGTACAGCTGGGTATGCCGACTTAATATTAGTAGATAGTAGTGGGAATTACGTTGTAGTGGAGGTTAAGAGGGAGACTGCAAGCGTGGACGCAGTCTATCAGCTCAAAAGGTATGTCGATAGGCTACGGAGGGAGATCAATCCCAGAGTACGGGGCATTCTTGTAGCCCAGGGCATAACTAGGTCTGCTGCAGTAGCATTGGAGAAGGAGGGCTTGGAGTTTAGACGTATTAACATGAGGAAGGTCTACGAAGTTTTAAAAGGAGGGCTTACTGGCTTTCTTTGA
- a CDS encoding PD-(D/E)XK nuclease family protein: MSLTAQDVERIVYRSLRTAYEKDRGPWTAPPDVIYVTELTGCLRRSWYIRAMGGPLPDEKVVILLLGDDVHFLINSQFPLGEGEKSFEKEFQGVKIRGRVDRIAGETIFEFKTASSIPKEPRDHHVDQMQLYFWLADRARGFIVYVSKTTGQVRAFPVSRDEDRIKRLLERAIRLSGSLKQGTPPNPEKGWLCDYCEFRDSCPAIKESQ, from the coding sequence ATGTCCCTCACGGCTCAAGACGTCGAGAGGATAGTCTACAGGTCTCTCCGCACGGCATACGAGAAGGACAGGGGCCCGTGGACTGCACCCCCAGACGTAATTTATGTAACTGAGCTCACAGGATGCCTTAGGAGGTCTTGGTATATTCGCGCCATGGGCGGCCCACTACCAGACGAGAAAGTGGTCATACTCCTCCTCGGCGACGACGTCCACTTCCTCATAAACAGCCAGTTCCCGCTCGGGGAGGGCGAGAAGAGCTTCGAGAAAGAATTTCAGGGCGTGAAGATTAGGGGGAGAGTGGACAGGATAGCCGGTGAAACTATTTTTGAATTTAAAACAGCAAGTTCGATACCCAAGGAGCCCAGAGACCACCACGTCGACCAAATGCAGTTATATTTCTGGCTCGCAGATCGCGCAAGGGGTTTCATTGTCTACGTCTCCAAAACGACTGGGCAAGTGAGAGCCTTCCCGGTGTCGAGAGACGAGGACAGGATAAAGCGTCTCCTAGAGCGTGCAATAAGGCTGAGCGGCTCTCTAAAACAGGGTACTCCACCGAATCCAGAGAAAGGGTGGCTCTGTGACTACTGTGAGTTCCGCGACTCGTGCCCTGCCATCAAAGAAAGCCAGTAA
- a CDS encoding thiamine pyrophosphate-dependent enzyme, whose translation MSIEVYDTGRRPVWCPGCGNFGILLALRKALAELKLKPEEVVIVTGIGCHGRMSDYMRTNAFHTIHGRVLPLATGIKLANPELTVIGHAGDGDAYAIGLGHLPHAARRNVDLTFIVHNNMVFGLTTGQVTPTTPRGVKTKSTPFGNPEQPLNPVLLALASGATFVARGFSGDVEHLKELIKAGIQHKGFAFIDVLQPCVTFFNTYQMLREKVYKLEEAGHDPSDLESALRLAMLQDGRIPIGIFYKTQAPTFEEAFSHAMNPPPARRTPKPVDLSRALKRFK comes from the coding sequence GTGAGTATAGAGGTCTATGATACCGGTAGGAGGCCTGTCTGGTGCCCTGGGTGCGGCAACTTCGGGATACTACTCGCTCTGAGGAAGGCCCTGGCAGAGCTGAAACTAAAGCCGGAGGAGGTGGTGATCGTGACTGGGATAGGCTGCCACGGCCGCATGAGCGACTACATGCGTACGAACGCCTTCCACACCATACACGGTAGAGTTCTCCCGCTCGCCACGGGGATAAAGCTCGCAAACCCAGAATTAACTGTGATAGGGCACGCGGGTGACGGAGATGCGTACGCTATAGGCTTGGGACACCTGCCGCACGCGGCTAGGCGGAACGTAGACCTGACATTTATAGTTCACAACAACATGGTCTTCGGCCTGACTACAGGCCAGGTTACCCCTACAACGCCTAGAGGCGTAAAGACAAAGTCAACCCCCTTCGGCAACCCCGAGCAACCGCTGAACCCTGTATTACTAGCCCTCGCCAGCGGGGCGACGTTTGTAGCCAGGGGCTTCAGCGGGGACGTAGAGCACCTGAAGGAGCTGATAAAGGCCGGCATACAGCACAAGGGCTTTGCCTTTATAGACGTCCTACAGCCGTGCGTAACTTTCTTTAACACTTACCAGATGCTACGCGAAAAAGTGTATAAACTCGAGGAAGCCGGGCACGACCCCTCAGATCTGGAGAGTGCGCTCAGGCTTGCCATGCTCCAGGACGGCAGAATACCTATAGGCATCTTCTACAAAACCCAGGCACCCACGTTCGAGGAGGCGTTCAGCCACGCCATGAACCCCCCGCCTGCCCGGAGAACCCCGAAGCCCGTTGACCTGTCAAGAGCGCTCAAGAGGTTCAAGTAG